The region AATCATAAGTGATCGGAGCACTGGTATAATTGGTAATGGTATAGGTTTTTAAGGCGTGCTTCGTGAGAGTTGTCTGCGATGTCAATACGGATTGGGAAAACGGTTGCTTAAGTAGTTGTAATACAGGCTCATAAAAGAAAATGAGGATGATAAAGGCGCAAACAAATGCTCCAATCGATCGCAATAAAAGGGATCTAAGCTCTTTGACATGAATGCTTAATGGAAGCAGCAGCTCCTCGCTAAGACTTGACATTCTCCTTGTCGTCCTTTTCTTCTGTTGTTGAAATTTTTTCCACTTTAACAGGGATTTCATGCGTTGTGGCGGATTCCTCTGATTCTCCGTTGCACGCTTTTTTAAATTCTCTGATCCCTTCGCCTAAGCTTTTGGCTAATTCGGGAAGTTTCTTCCCTCCAAAGAGAAATAAAATTAAGAGTAGTATGACTAACAGTTCCCCACTTCCAAACATGTTCCTTCCTTTTGCCTAGATAAAAACACATTATTTCTTGAGTTGGCACATTAATTGCAACTTTAATAGCGTGATGCAAAAAGCGGTTGTCGCTGTGCCCGGCATCACGGCTCACTCTCCTAGAGAGCAGTGCTTAAACCTTTCACGAAAAGAGGATGCTATGCACAGGAAAATCATTCTTCCGGTGGTGTTATCCTTAGTGGTGGTGTCAGCAGGATGGTCTTACCTCAATGCTGACGATTCCGCTACGATGACTGATGAAGTTAAAACTGAGGTGATTGCTCCGGCAGTGCCCCAGCCAGCTACCGACCCTGAAGTGAATAATGATAGTACACTTCCAGAGCAAGGCGTTATTATTGAAGAAGACGCTATGGAAGCAGTTCCTGCACCAGATGAGGAGCTAGCTTTGGAAGAAGGGGATCAAACTGAAGGAATGGTGCCTTCAGAAGTTATGACTCAAGAATCTGTTACCGTAGATGAAGTAGTCAATGAGCCTGCTAAGGATGCGGTTGTGCCACAGCCTGTAGTGAGCGATGATGTTGTTGTTCCGCATGACGCACAGCCAACTGATGTGAATGGCGGCGTTGTTCCTAAGAGTGATGATTCCACAAAGGATATCATTAAGCATGACACAGAAATAGATGAGGATTTGCAATGTGCACCTGCACCGGTTAATGTAGATGAACCCGCAAAAGCAGACGTACCTGCTGCAGGCGCTTTGCCTGAAGCCGGTGTACAGCAGGATGGAACACTTGCTGAAGCTGATGTGGAATCTACCATGGTGCCGCCAGCCGAAGTAGTAAAACATCCTTCGGATGATAATACCGTATTGCCGGTTTGTACTGAAACAGGTCAGGAAAACTGCATAGCTCCAGAACAAGTGCCCGCTCCAGTACCCACTAAGGATGAAGACCACTTAGCTCAGGCGCAAATGGAAGTAAATGTGGAGGCTCCTGCAACTGCACCTGCAGTAGCAGAACCTGTAGTTCCTCCTAATCCTGTATTAACTCCTCCTTCGACGACGATCGAGCAGACAGGAGTTTCTAAAGAGCCAGGCCAGGCCGGGCTCTATATGGACAGATTGAAAAAGTTCACTGTTCAGTTTCCTGAAACATGGGAAGTAAAACCTGGAATGGCAGGGATGGATGTTGTAGGTATTTCTCCTTTAGAAGGTCCTAATGACACTTTTAGAGAAAATGTGAACGTAGCTTCACAAATCCTGCAGGCTCCTATCAAAATGGAAGATTTTTATACTCAGGGCAAGAAAGCACTTTCTGAGCAGCTGCCTGCCTTTAAAGAGCTTGGTGTAGGGGATTCTAATGTCAATGGCCTACAAGTCCATTGGATTGAGTTCTCTCAAGCAAGTAATAATGTTCAAGCTAACATTAAACAGTATTATATCTTATCTAAAGATGGATCTAGAGCCTATATTATTACAGGCGCTGCTCCTCCAGAGAAGTTTGACAGTTTTAAAGCTACAATGGATAAAATTGTCCAATCTTTCAAAGTAGAGAATTAATTCTGCTGTTGGGCTGCTGATAGCAATATCAGCAGCTCATTTGTTAGATACTTCAATGTATTTTTCTGCTTCTTAGAAAAACTCTCTGCATCCACTTCAGCTAAAGTCTCACACACCTTGCGCAGTTCTTTAATGGCTGCATCTACGGGGTCTGCTTTTCTTTTATCTTCATTAGCCAGAGGAAACTTCAGGCGTATTAAAGCAAGGAGCTCATTCTTTGTTTCTCCTTTGTAGTCTTCGATAATACGCTGCTTTTTATTTAACTCGCCGTCTCTGCTGGCAAGTGTGTAAATCGCTTGCCGGGGCATATTCTCGATACGGAGTCTAAGGGGCTGGGGGAGGGCTTGATAAAACTCGTAGTACATCAGGAAATTATAAGGTGTCTGACGGTTGCCATAAGTTGTGATCAGCCATGCAGTAAATGCGCCATCACGGTATTGGGTAAAGATCTGTTGCGCGCGCTTTATCCTCTCACCGTGCAAGATTGCCGCTTGATTGGTTATTGCTTTAAGCTCCATCGTCAGGGCTGAAAGTTCCTGCAGATCTTTAGCGGCATTTTTGGTGCCCTCTTCCGGTGCAAAACTTTCCAAGAGGTCAGCTAAGCCCTCTCTTTCTTGCTCGCTGAGTTCTGTTACACTGAAGATACTAGCAAAGCTGTTCAGTGTTCCATTACCGGCCTGTTTGGCCATCTCGCTCATTTTAGAGTTGGAGGTATTCTTCTTTAGTCGCTGGGATAGGAGGGCGGTAACGTTGCTCATACAAATCGCTTGATTAGTTCTTGGGTAAGTTTTCGGTAGTCTTCCGCAGCACGTGCTGTGGGAGCGGTTTCAAATACGGGTTTGCCATGCACCGAGGCTTCGCTTACAGATATGTCACGGCGGATTTTAGTATTTAGCAGCTTTTTTGGGAATGTGCTTTCGATAACATCCAAGAAGGCGGAATTACTTTTACCACGGCTATTCCAGTAGGAGAGGACAACGCCTGCAACTTCTAGCGGATGCCTTTCGGATAGGCTCTTCATGAAGAGGGAGAGTCTTTCCAAGCCTTTAACGCTATAAAACTCAGGAGTAGCACAAACTAGGGTATGCTGAGCAGCTATCATTGCTGACTCTGTCAACCAACATAGGGAGGGAGGAGTATCAATGAGGATAAAATCGTAAGGGAGCGGGCGTAATATAGTTTTAAGTTTCTCGTGAGAATAGCGGTCGCTAGCTAATGTTCCTGTAACTTCTACTCTTTCCAGCCATGTATCGGCAGGAATAATATCCAACCCTTTGACGGTGCTTTGACGTATGATGTCTTGAACATCTTTTGTTCCTTGCAACACCGGAGCTAAGCTGTCGTGTTCGTCAGGATCAAGGCCTAAGCCTGTTGTAAGGTTAGCTTGAGCATCAAAGTCGACTAGAAGGACTTTCTTTTTGTGGTACTTTACAAGGCCTGCACCAAAGTGTAGTGCGGTGGAGGTCTTTGCCGTTCCACCTTTAAAGCTGCTTACTGCAATGATTGTAGCCGGTTTTGTCTTCATCTTGCGTCAGGGGTATAAATTTGGTTGGAAGCGTATACGAAATGCTAAAAAAGATAAAGCTGTGTGCAATTTTTTTTGTTATAGTACTTATATTTGTAATGTTTATTATTAAGTGCTGGATTTAATTAATTTAAAATTTTTGTTTTTATTTATGTTGGGTGTTAAGAGTTGAAAATTGAACTAAATATTATAAGATGGGTAGAGATGAATTTATAAGTAAACTCAATGCTCCATTAAAAAAATGAGCGAAGTATCCCAATGTCCGCAACGACTTCTTATTTGTATATGTAAAATATATAGCGATTTATTGAGGACCCCTAACCTTAAAAACGAGCTCATAAAAAACAGTGTGTAAGATGCCCTCGACAAGTCGAGGGCTGTGAAAGTGATACTAGGACAAGATTTGTTCTGTGGCAAATGCCGAAGTTAAGCTGCGGGATGCTTTTTCTTGGTTCATTTTAGCAATCAGCTCATCAACACTAATTTCGCCATGCACCACATTATCGCGCGTACGCAGGTTGACAGTTTTGCTTTCTGTCTCTTTGTCACCGACTGTTAATATGTAGTTTACTTTCTCCATCTGCGCAGTGCGGACTTTTTTACTTACTGATTCGTTGGAATCATCTAAACGGCAGTTGTAGCCGGCATCGACAAATTTACGCATTAACTCTGCGCCGTACTCGGCATGTCTATCAGCAACAGTCAGAACTCTCACTTGTTCCGGACTTATCCATAAAGGGAATTTTCCGGCAAAATGCTCAATTAATATACCGAAGAATCTTTCAATGGAACCTAGCAATGCACGGTGGATCATCACCGGGCGTTTTCTTGTTCCGTCGGAAGCTGTGTATTCCAGCTCAAACTTTTCAGGAAGCGACATGTCCAGCTGGATTGTTCCGCACTGCCAAGTACGCTTTAGGGCATCACGAATGTGGAAGTCGATTTTAGGGCCGTAGAAAGCACCATCGCCCGGATTGATTTTGTAAGGTCTTCCGCTGGCGTCTAAAGCTCCTTGTAGGCCTTTTGTGGCTGTTTCCCATTCTTCATCAGAACCGATCGTATTCTTTTCAGGACGTGTGGAGAGCTCTAAGTGGTATTCCAATCCGAATGCGGAGTAAATAGTATCAGCGAATCGGATAGCCGCTAAGATCTCATTCTGGATATCTTCGGGTTTCATGAATATGTGGGCATCATCTTGGTGGAAGCTGCGTACTCTAAATAAACCTGAAAGAGCTCCTGAGGGTTCAAAGCGGTGGACATTCCCTATTTCGGCCACACGCAGGGGCAGTTCTCTATAGCTATGGATATGCGAGCGGTAGAAGAGCATTCCGCCTGGACAGTTCATAGGCTTAATGGCGAAGTCGCGGTCTTCCACTTGGGAAGTAAACATGTTTTGACGGTAGTTCGCCCAATGTCCGGACGTTTCCCACAGTTCGCGTGTCATCATTGTCGGTGTTTTAATTTCTACATAACCGTTGCGTGTCTGTAATTCTCTAATATAAGAAGAGAGAGTGTTCCAGATAAACATCCCTTTTGGATGGATAAATGGCATGCCGGGAGCTTCTTCTTTTAATGAGAAGAGATCAAGTTGCGGGCCGATGACTTTGTGATCGCGTTTTTTTGCTTCTTCTAAAAATGTTAGGTATTCTTTTAGAAGTTTTTTATCGGGGAAGGAGATAGCATAGATTCGAGTCAGCATCTCATTATTGCTGTCGCCTCTCCAATAAGCGCCGGAAGTTTTCAAAATTTTAAAGGCTTTAATTTTCCCTATATTATATAGATGTGGTCCGCGGCAAAGATCGAAAAATTCTCCTTGGTGGTACCCTGTTAATTCTTTCCCTTCTTCTACCGCATCAATTAGTTCTAATTTATATTTGTTAGAAGCAAAATGTTTTTTTGCTTCAGATTTATCTTTAAAAACTTCTTTTTTTGATACGTAGTTTTCATTAATAATTTTTTGAACTTCTTCTTCAATTTTACTAAAGTCTTCATCTGTTATTTGAAGGTTAGCAAAATCATAATAAAATCCTGCTTCTATAGGAGGGCCGATAGTTGGCTTAGCTTCGGGAAATAAACGGAGGACTGCCTGTGCTAATACGTGGGCTGAAGTATGCCAAAATACTTCTTTTCCTAGGGCGTCATCGAAATGCAAAAATTCTACTACGTCGTTCTCTTTCAATGGTGTAGATAAATCACATTGCTTTCCGTTCAGGCTTGCAGAAACTGCTTGCTGAGGGGCATTTAAGTTAAGTTTCTCCGCGAGTTGTTTAATATTGAACCCGTTATCTACCTCGATCATTTTATCAGCTAGT is a window of Parachlamydiales bacterium DNA encoding:
- a CDS encoding twin-arginine translocase subunit TatC, whose protein sequence is MSSLSEELLLPLSIHVKELRSLLLRSIGAFVCAFIILIFFYEPVLQLLKQPFSQSVLTSQTTLTKHALKTYTITNYTSAPITYD
- the tatA gene encoding twin-arginine translocase TatA/TatE family subunit, which produces MFGSGELLVILLLILFLFGGKKLPELAKSLGEGIREFKKACNGESEESATTHEIPVKVEKISTTEEKDDKENVKS
- a CDS encoding CT583 family protein, coding for MSNVTALLSQRLKKNTSNSKMSEMAKQAGNGTLNSFASIFSVTELSEQEREGLADLLESFAPEEGTKNAAKDLQELSALTMELKAITNQAAILHGERIKRAQQIFTQYRDGAFTAWLITTYGNRQTPYNFLMYYEFYQALPQPLRLRIENMPRQAIYTLASRDGELNKKQRIIEDYKGETKNELLALIRLKFPLANEDKRKADPVDAAIKELRKVCETLAEVDAESFSKKQKNTLKYLTNELLILLSAAQQQN
- a CDS encoding ParA family protein, which translates into the protein MKTKPATIIAVSSFKGGTAKTSTALHFGAGLVKYHKKKVLLVDFDAQANLTTGLGLDPDEHDSLAPVLQGTKDVQDIIRQSTVKGLDIIPADTWLERVEVTGTLASDRYSHEKLKTILRPLPYDFILIDTPPSLCWLTESAMIAAQHTLVCATPEFYSVKGLERLSLFMKSLSERHPLEVAGVVLSYWNSRGKSNSAFLDVIESTFPKKLLNTKIRRDISVSEASVHGKPVFETAPTARAAEDYRKLTQELIKRFV
- the thrS gene encoding threonine--tRNA ligase, which translates into the protein MHIKLADKMIEVDNGFNIKQLAEKLNLNAPQQAVSASLNGKQCDLSTPLKENDVVEFLHFDDALGKEVFWHTSAHVLAQAVLRLFPEAKPTIGPPIEAGFYYDFANLQITDEDFSKIEEEVQKIINENYVSKKEVFKDKSEAKKHFASNKYKLELIDAVEEGKELTGYHQGEFFDLCRGPHLYNIGKIKAFKILKTSGAYWRGDSNNEMLTRIYAISFPDKKLLKEYLTFLEEAKKRDHKVIGPQLDLFSLKEEAPGMPFIHPKGMFIWNTLSSYIRELQTRNGYVEIKTPTMMTRELWETSGHWANYRQNMFTSQVEDRDFAIKPMNCPGGMLFYRSHIHSYRELPLRVAEIGNVHRFEPSGALSGLFRVRSFHQDDAHIFMKPEDIQNEILAAIRFADTIYSAFGLEYHLELSTRPEKNTIGSDEEWETATKGLQGALDASGRPYKINPGDGAFYGPKIDFHIRDALKRTWQCGTIQLDMSLPEKFELEYTASDGTRKRPVMIHRALLGSIERFFGILIEHFAGKFPLWISPEQVRVLTVADRHAEYGAELMRKFVDAGYNCRLDDSNESVSKKVRTAQMEKVNYILTVGDKETESKTVNLRTRDNVVHGEISVDELIAKMNQEKASRSLTSAFATEQILS